In Mycobacterium gallinarum, a single window of DNA contains:
- the acsA gene encoding acetate--CoA ligase encodes MTIIRKAAEDWKVAPNFADYEQTRAAFDWSTVPDPCAGMPSGGCNIAYAAVDRHADGPQADRTALRFITDVGSEGELVATDLSYAELGRRTRRFTNVLRGLGVGKGDRVFLIMGRIPELYVAMLGALRNGSVVSPLFSAFGPEPIATRVAIGEATVLVTTKALYKRKIAKVRDELTSVRHVLLVDGDEPGTLNLAQLMAEASEDAPIEATNADDPSLLHFTSGTTGTPKGARHVHGAVTMHYLTGLYALDIHPNDIYWCTADPGWVTGTSYGIIAPLLHGITSIIDEAEFDAERWYRILQDEGVTVWYTAPTAIRMLIKAGPEVAQRYCFPNLRFIASVGEPLNAEAVWWGKRVLGLPIHDNWWQTETGGIMIANTPAFDIKPGSMGRPLPGVDAYVVRHGDDGTVSVIEEPDVEGELALKPGWPSMFRAYLNQEERYRKCFVDDLYLSGDLVKRDADGYFWFVGRADDVIKSAGHLIGPFEVENALTDHPAVAEAAVIGKPDPTVGELVKAFVTLKDGFAADEALRLEVLGHARKRLGAAVAPKEIEFVDALPHTRSGKIMRRLLKARELGLPEGDTSTVEAPVVHHQGVSS; translated from the coding sequence GTGACCATCATTCGCAAGGCCGCCGAGGACTGGAAAGTCGCCCCGAATTTCGCCGACTACGAGCAGACGCGCGCGGCGTTCGACTGGTCGACGGTGCCGGACCCGTGCGCCGGTATGCCATCCGGCGGCTGCAACATCGCGTATGCGGCGGTCGACCGGCACGCCGACGGTCCCCAAGCGGATCGCACCGCGCTGCGGTTCATCACCGACGTCGGCTCGGAGGGCGAATTGGTCGCCACCGACCTGAGCTACGCCGAGCTGGGCCGCCGCACCCGCCGGTTCACGAATGTGCTGCGTGGGCTCGGCGTCGGCAAGGGCGACCGGGTGTTTCTGATCATGGGCCGCATCCCCGAGCTGTACGTCGCGATGCTGGGTGCGCTGCGCAACGGCAGTGTGGTGTCGCCACTGTTTTCGGCGTTCGGGCCCGAACCCATCGCCACCCGTGTCGCCATCGGCGAGGCAACCGTACTGGTGACGACGAAGGCGCTGTACAAACGCAAGATCGCCAAGGTGCGCGACGAACTGACATCGGTACGCCACGTGTTACTGGTCGACGGCGACGAGCCCGGCACGCTGAACCTGGCCCAGCTGATGGCCGAGGCCTCCGAGGACGCTCCGATCGAAGCCACCAACGCTGATGACCCGTCGCTACTGCACTTCACCAGCGGCACCACCGGCACGCCCAAGGGGGCACGGCACGTGCACGGCGCGGTCACCATGCATTACCTCACCGGCCTCTACGCGTTGGACATCCATCCCAATGACATCTATTGGTGCACAGCCGATCCCGGGTGGGTCACCGGCACGTCCTATGGCATCATCGCGCCACTTCTCCACGGGATCACCTCGATCATCGACGAAGCCGAGTTCGACGCCGAACGCTGGTACCGCATCCTGCAGGACGAAGGCGTCACTGTGTGGTACACCGCCCCCACCGCGATCAGAATGCTGATCAAGGCTGGACCGGAAGTCGCGCAGCGATACTGCTTTCCGAATCTGCGATTCATCGCCAGTGTGGGCGAGCCGCTCAACGCCGAAGCGGTCTGGTGGGGAAAACGCGTGCTGGGCTTGCCGATACACGACAACTGGTGGCAGACCGAGACTGGCGGCATCATGATTGCCAACACCCCGGCCTTCGACATCAAACCAGGTTCGATGGGGCGGCCATTGCCAGGCGTCGACGCATATGTGGTCAGGCATGGCGACGACGGCACCGTCTCGGTGATCGAAGAACCCGACGTCGAGGGCGAGTTGGCACTCAAACCGGGATGGCCTTCGATGTTCCGCGCCTACCTCAATCAGGAAGAGCGCTACCGGAAGTGCTTCGTCGACGACCTGTACCTGAGCGGGGATCTGGTCAAGCGCGACGCGGACGGCTACTTCTGGTTCGTCGGCCGCGCCGACGACGTGATCAAGTCCGCCGGACACCTGATCGGGCCCTTCGAGGTGGAGAACGCGCTGACCGACCACCCGGCGGTGGCCGAGGCCGCCGTGATCGGGAAACCCGACCCAACAGTCGGCGAGCTGGTGAAGGCGTTCGTCACCCTCAAAGACGGGTTCGCCGCAGACGAGGCGTTACGGCTGGAAGTGTTGGGTCACGCGCGCAAACGGCTGGGAGCAGCGGTGGCACCCAAGGAGATCGAGTTCGTCGACGCCCTACCGCACACCCGCAGCGGCAAGATCATGCGGCGCCTGCTCAAAGCCCGCGAACTCGGATTGCCCGAAGGTGACACGTCAACTGTCGAAGCGCCGGTCGTGCATCATCAGGGGGTGTCGTCATGA
- a CDS encoding nitroreductase/quinone reductase family protein yields the protein MLTDTPLIRGVVRRFNKHALNPAMMHLAGRRHWYAAVMRHTGRRSGRHYATPVVADRVANGFIVPLPYGTDVDWLRNVQASGAAAVSVGGHTYDVVEPEIIDAATAGPQLSPRRRRVFQAFGIKRFVKLKMDRS from the coding sequence ATGCTCACCGATACGCCACTCATCAGGGGCGTAGTGCGCCGCTTCAACAAGCACGCGCTGAATCCAGCGATGATGCACCTGGCAGGCCGCAGGCATTGGTATGCCGCAGTCATGCGGCATACCGGGCGTCGGTCGGGGCGGCACTACGCGACGCCGGTGGTGGCCGACCGGGTGGCGAATGGCTTCATCGTGCCTCTGCCATACGGAACAGATGTCGATTGGCTGCGCAATGTGCAGGCCTCCGGGGCGGCCGCCGTCTCAGTAGGCGGCCACACCTATGACGTTGTCGAACCCGAAATCATCGATGCGGCAACGGCAGGTCCTCAACTGTCGCCGCGTCGTCGACGAGTCTTCCAGGCCTTCGGCATCAAGCGGTTCGTCAAACTGAAAATGGACAGGAGCTGA
- a CDS encoding universal stress protein: MTESASPKPVVAAIDGSGTAINAALWAVDEAIARSVPLRLVCVMKAKHPSAEDYYADKHHAEASIRAAQDAVEATGRPVKVETAILSGLPAFNLIEESESADLICVGSVGIGRSARAILGSVATELAEKAQCPVAIIRPQDEIPRDEVDIRWIVVAVTAEIDNESVIEGAMGEARLRRTPVLMLGGRDGSDGLDDVDQQWKERYPDVHVYPVSDGADVARFLKKHDEWVQLAVIGGSHADQVMQILGPRGHPLFHRRAASVLIVRH, translated from the coding sequence ATGACTGAAAGCGCCTCCCCCAAGCCGGTTGTCGCCGCGATCGACGGCTCGGGCACAGCGATCAACGCCGCGCTGTGGGCGGTTGACGAAGCGATCGCCCGAAGCGTGCCATTGCGCCTCGTGTGCGTGATGAAGGCTAAGCACCCCTCTGCGGAGGATTACTACGCGGACAAGCACCATGCCGAAGCCTCGATTCGTGCGGCGCAGGATGCTGTCGAGGCCACGGGTCGGCCCGTCAAGGTAGAGACCGCAATCCTCTCAGGGTTACCGGCTTTCAACCTGATCGAAGAGTCGGAATCTGCCGACTTGATCTGTGTCGGCTCGGTCGGCATCGGCCGGTCCGCGCGGGCGATACTGGGGTCGGTCGCCACCGAGCTCGCCGAGAAGGCGCAGTGTCCGGTCGCGATCATCCGTCCTCAGGACGAGATACCACGCGACGAGGTCGACATTCGCTGGATAGTCGTCGCGGTGACCGCCGAGATCGACAACGAGTCGGTGATCGAGGGGGCGATGGGCGAAGCGCGGTTACGTCGAACGCCGGTTCTGATGCTCGGCGGTCGGGACGGTTCGGACGGCCTGGACGACGTTGACCAGCAATGGAAGGAACGCTATCCCGACGTCCACGTCTACCCCGTATCCGATGGGGCCGATGTCGCCCGATTTCTCAAGAAGCATGACGAATGGGTCCAACTCGCCGTGATCGGCGGTTCGCACGCGGATCAGGTCATGCAGATTCTCGGCCCCCGGGGGCACCCTCTGTTTCACCGCAGAGCGGCTTCGGTGCTGATAGTGCGGCATTGA
- a CDS encoding magnesium transporter: MVTDVTTYFGGLPETALSHAYTEVPKASPDDLVGTTLERMRGRRFDSAAAVAVLDGDRLVGVATIEQMFAADSDAMLRDVMDRQPPVVTPDTDQERAAWQAVQDKEPGLAVVDDQGRFYGLIAPQQLLAVLLHEHDEDMARLGGFLHTVESTRRTTLETVTRRLWHRLPWLVVGLIGAMVSAGLMAAFEDQLSAVLAVAYFVPGIVYLADAVGTQTETVAIRGLSVGVGIRRILAPESLTGLIVGLLLGLLMLPVVALMTNDWRLATAVALAVLAASTIATVVALILPWLLQALDKDPAFGSGPLATVIQDLLSIAIYLAAVSLLLG; this comes from the coding sequence ATGGTCACTGATGTCACAACCTATTTCGGCGGTCTGCCGGAGACGGCGTTGTCGCACGCCTATACGGAGGTACCGAAGGCGTCGCCGGACGATCTGGTGGGCACCACGCTGGAACGAATGCGGGGCCGGCGCTTCGACAGCGCTGCCGCCGTGGCGGTCCTTGACGGGGATCGTCTCGTGGGTGTCGCGACCATTGAGCAGATGTTTGCGGCAGACAGCGACGCGATGTTGCGTGATGTCATGGACCGGCAGCCGCCCGTGGTGACGCCGGACACCGACCAGGAGCGCGCCGCCTGGCAGGCGGTGCAGGATAAGGAGCCCGGTCTCGCGGTGGTCGACGACCAGGGCCGGTTCTACGGGCTGATTGCCCCCCAGCAGCTGCTCGCTGTCCTACTACATGAACACGACGAAGACATGGCACGACTGGGCGGGTTTCTGCACACAGTCGAGTCGACGAGAAGGACAACACTCGAGACTGTGACCAGGCGGCTGTGGCACCGCCTGCCATGGTTGGTGGTCGGGTTGATCGGTGCGATGGTGTCGGCGGGGTTGATGGCGGCCTTCGAAGACCAACTCAGCGCCGTGCTGGCGGTTGCGTATTTCGTGCCGGGGATCGTCTATTTGGCTGATGCCGTTGGCACGCAAACGGAAACGGTCGCGATCCGCGGTCTGTCGGTGGGTGTGGGCATTCGCCGCATCCTGGCTCCGGAAAGCCTGACTGGGCTGATCGTCGGTTTGTTGCTGGGCCTGCTCATGCTGCCGGTGGTGGCCCTCATGACGAACGACTGGAGGCTGGCGACGGCAGTTGCGCTCGCGGTGCTGGCGGCGAGCACGATCGCCACGGTGGTGGCGCTGATACTGCCTTGGTTGCTGCAGGCGCTGGACAAGGACCCCGCGTTCGGTTCCGGTCCGTTGGCCACCGTGATCCAAGATCTGTTGTCGATCGCGATCTACCTCGCAGCGGTGTCCCTGTTGCTCGGTTGA
- a CDS encoding 1-phosphofructokinase family hexose kinase: MDSIVTLTMNPALDITVAAEAVRPTSKIRCSRARYDAGGGGINVAKIAHVLGAPVSAVFPAGGASGDLVSRLVVEAGVPFRRIDIAEPTRESLTVDETATGLQYRFVLPGPRLTPSEQARCVTQLLVEASSAQFVVASGSLPPGVPADFYQRIADVCGEAGVRFVLDASGAGLQHVNRGVFVLKASERELRECVGRDLTSESEQLDAAHELVESGRAEAVVVSRGAQGALLATRTESCRFTAIPMRAVSGVGAGDAMVAGITVGLTRGWPLSTAVRFGMAAGAAMLMTPGTAPCTRADTERLFEIAEEPVEVAVVCG; encoded by the coding sequence ATGGATTCAATCGTCACCCTGACGATGAACCCGGCGCTCGACATCACCGTTGCGGCAGAGGCCGTGCGTCCTACCAGCAAGATCCGCTGCTCACGCGCTCGATACGACGCCGGCGGCGGAGGGATCAACGTGGCAAAGATCGCCCACGTCCTGGGCGCGCCGGTATCGGCCGTTTTCCCTGCTGGAGGTGCCAGCGGCGATCTCGTCAGCCGGCTCGTAGTCGAGGCGGGTGTGCCATTTCGACGGATCGACATTGCCGAGCCCACGCGGGAGAGCCTCACCGTCGATGAGACCGCCACTGGTCTGCAGTACCGCTTCGTGCTGCCGGGTCCTCGGCTGACTCCGTCCGAACAGGCCCGGTGCGTGACTCAGCTGCTTGTTGAGGCGAGCTCGGCACAATTCGTTGTCGCCAGCGGGAGTTTGCCTCCGGGTGTGCCTGCGGACTTCTACCAGCGAATCGCGGACGTGTGCGGTGAGGCAGGGGTCAGATTTGTCTTGGACGCCTCGGGCGCCGGTCTACAACACGTCAATCGTGGTGTGTTTGTGCTCAAGGCAAGCGAGCGCGAACTCCGCGAATGCGTGGGACGTGACCTGACGAGTGAATCCGAACAGCTGGACGCCGCGCACGAACTTGTCGAATCCGGCCGCGCCGAGGCCGTTGTGGTGTCGCGAGGAGCTCAGGGCGCATTGCTGGCTACCCGGACCGAAAGCTGCCGATTCACCGCCATTCCGATGCGTGCGGTAAGCGGCGTTGGGGCCGGGGACGCGATGGTCGCCGGCATCACCGTGGGTCTGACTCGCGGATGGCCGTTGAGCACGGCGGTTCGTTTCGGCATGGCCGCCGGCGCGGCAATGCTGATGACCCCCGGTACCGCCCCGTGCACGCGCGCCGACACCGAGCGGCTCTTCGAAATCGCTGAAGAGCCAGTAGAAGTCGCTGTCGTTTGCGGATGA
- a CDS encoding glycosyl hydrolase family 65 protein: MALSPNWPNRLVHSAFSIRCRGHHMYVRVSGKGREATVVAR; encoded by the coding sequence ATGGCGTTGTCGCCAAATTGGCCGAATCGCTTGGTGCACTCGGCCTTTTCGATCCGCTGCCGCGGGCACCACATGTATGTACGGGTCAGCGGAAAAGGGCGCGAGGCTACGGTTGTCGCGCGATGA
- a CDS encoding universal stress protein: MSSIAPPEIVVGVDGSPAANVAVDWAARDAAQRGATLTLVHVVSSVLGSLSHTPLPTGIGKWQQQKAHEAIDEAMGVVASVQRDVGPLEVRTDIYYSSAVPTLVDMSKGAGMVVVGSRGHGAIGNLLGSVSAGVVQHAHCPVAVIHDEDPLMPHPAQAPVLVGIDGSPASELATAIAFDEASRRGVDLIALHAWTEFGVGDFLGMNWLEMKSSEDAALAERLAGWQENYPDVTVRRIVVCDHPARTLVEHSEQAQLVVVGSHGRGGFAGMLLGSVSAAVVQSARMPVIIARQP, encoded by the coding sequence ATGTCTTCGATTGCTCCTCCGGAAATCGTGGTAGGCGTCGACGGGTCACCCGCGGCCAACGTTGCCGTCGATTGGGCGGCACGCGACGCCGCGCAACGCGGCGCAACGCTCACCCTGGTCCATGTCGTCAGCAGTGTCCTCGGCTCGTTGTCCCACACGCCCCTGCCGACCGGCATCGGTAAATGGCAACAGCAGAAGGCCCACGAAGCCATCGACGAGGCAATGGGTGTCGTCGCATCGGTACAGCGAGACGTCGGACCGCTGGAAGTCCGGACTGACATCTACTACTCGTCCGCCGTTCCCACGCTGGTCGACATGTCGAAGGGGGCAGGGATGGTCGTGGTTGGCAGTCGCGGCCACGGAGCAATCGGCAATCTGCTTGGTTCGGTCAGCGCCGGCGTCGTACAGCACGCACACTGCCCGGTGGCGGTCATTCACGACGAAGATCCGTTGATGCCTCATCCGGCGCAAGCACCGGTCCTGGTCGGGATCGACGGCTCCCCCGCGTCCGAGCTGGCCACCGCGATCGCGTTCGATGAGGCGTCCCGCAGAGGCGTTGACCTCATCGCCCTGCACGCATGGACCGAATTCGGGGTGGGCGATTTTCTCGGCATGAACTGGCTGGAAATGAAGTCGTCGGAGGATGCAGCGCTCGCTGAGCGACTGGCTGGATGGCAGGAAAACTACCCGGACGTGACGGTCCGGCGGATCGTGGTCTGCGATCACCCCGCTCGTACGCTCGTCGAGCACTCGGAACAGGCCCAGCTGGTTGTCGTCGGAAGCCACGGCCGTGGCGGCTTCGCCGGCATGCTCCTCGGCTCGGTCAGCGCCGCGGTGGTTCAGTCGGCGCGCATGCCGGTGATCATCGCGCGACAACCGTAG